From Mus musculus strain C57BL/6J chromosome 8, GRCm38.p6 C57BL/6J, a single genomic window includes:
- the Gm10654 gene encoding predicted gene 10654, whose amino-acid sequence MEDLLEDIQVHMELEQGKNVDFWQDSTTITENETARPPGPASWRPRAKGQASAKRGSTQRHMTSCRSSSRALRGISMLATPTSPWTTGRACFSSCLLTWPGLGSAKRQQNALWQKLFKPKQEQGVLFSILKSELEELPPSSGPSVDPVEPEGAPATRGGSPPVK is encoded by the coding sequence ATGGAGGACCTGCTAGAGGACATTCAGGTACACATGGAGCTAGAGCAGGGCAAGAACGTGGACTTCTGGCAAGACAGTACAACTATTACTGAGAACGAGACTGCCAGGCCCCCAGGCCCGGCAAGCTGGCGGCCTCGGGCAAAGGGCCAGGCGAGTGCCAAGAGGGGATCAACGCAAAGACATATGACCAGCTGCAGGTCATCTTCCAGAGCATTGAGGGGAATATCCATGCTGGCGACCCCAACTTCGCCATGGACTACTGGGAGAGCCTGCTTCAGCAGTTGCCTGCTCACATGGCCAGGGCTGGGCTCCGCCAAGCGCCAACAGAATGCTCTTTGGCAGAAACTGTTCAAACCAAAGCAGGAACAGGGCGTGCTGTTCTCAATTCTCAAGTCTGAGCTTGAGGAGTTGCCCCCCAGCTCTGGGCCTTCAGTGGACCCTGTGGAACCCGAGGGGGCTCCAGCAACCCGGGGAGGCAGCCCACCGGTGAAGTAG